A single genomic interval of Astyanax mexicanus isolate ESR-SI-001 chromosome 4, AstMex3_surface, whole genome shotgun sequence harbors:
- the fbxl7 gene encoding F-box/LRR-repeat protein 7 isoform X2: MRTLSTPSPALILPRCSPAFFNGSSTSSSSFTAETVAMVHSPPPAGLTHPQRCLRQPRDQQGALIDILPDHAFLQIFSHLPTNQLCRCARVCRRWYNLAWDPRLWRTVQLAGDVLHVDRALRVLTRRLCQDTPNVCLTLETVVVSGCRRLTDRGLYTVAQCCPELRRLEMAGCYNVSNEAVFEVVSRCPNLEHLDISGCSKVTCISLTQEASVKLSPLHGQQISIRYLDMTDCFALEDEGLHTIAAHCTQLTHLYLRRCVRLTDEGLRFLVIYCTSIRELSVSDCRFVSDFGLREIAKLEGHLRYLSIAHCGRITDVGVRYIAKYCIRLRYLNARGCEGLTDHGIEHLAKSCLKLKSLDIGKCPLVSDAGLELLALNSFNLKRLSVKACESITGRGLQVVAANCFDLQLLNVQDCDVPLEALRFVKRHCKRCVIEHTNPAFF, from the exons ATGCGGACACTGAGCACGCCCAGTCCGGCTCTTATCCTCCCTCGCTGCTCTCCTGCCTTCTTCAATGGCTCCTCCACTTCGTCTTCCTCCTTTACTGCAGAGACTGTTGCAATGGTGCACTCGCCACCTCCCGCCGGCCTCACGCACCCTCAACGGTGCCTGCGACAGCCTCGGGACCAGCAGGGGGCGCTCATTGATATCCTGCCAGACCACGCCTTTCTACAGATCTTCTCCCACCTGCCCACCAATCAGCTGTGCCGCTGTGCACGCGTGTGCCGCCGGTGGTACAACCTGGCTTGGGACCCAAGGCTGTGGCGGACTGTGCAGCTGGCAGGTGATGTGCTACATGTGGACCGTGCCCTGAGAGTGCTCACGCGGCGTCTGTGCCAGGACACACCCAACGTCTGTCTCACTCTGGAGACGGTGGTGGTTAGCGGCTGCCGCAGGTTGACTGACCGTGGCCTCTACACGGTGGCACAGTGTTGCCCAGAGCTAAGACGGCTGGAGATGGCTGGATGCTACAACGTGTCCAACGAAGCCGTGTTCGAGGTGGTCTCACGATGTCCGAACCTGGAGCACCTGGATATTTCAG GCTGCTCTAAGGTTACCTGCATCAGCCTGACCCAGGAGGCGTCCGTCAAGCTGTCTCCTCTCCATGGCCAGCAGATCTCCATCCGCTACCTGGACATGACCGACTGCTTCGCCCTGGAGGACGAGGGCCTGCACACTATTGCCGCTCACTGCACTCAGCTCACACACCTCTATCTGCGCCGCTGCGTGCGCCTGACCGACGAGGGTCTCCGCTTCCTCGTCATCTACTGCACGTCCATACGCGAGCTCAGTGTTAGCGACTGCCGCTTTGTTAGCGACTTTGGCCTGCGCGAGATCGCCAAGCTCGAGGGCCACCTGCGGTACCTCAGCATAGCGCACTGCGGTCGCATCACGGACGTTGGCGTGCGCTACATCGCCAAGTACTGTATCAGGCTACGCTACCTGAACGCACGTGGGTGCGAAGGACTTACAGATCACGGCATCGAGCACCTGGCCAAGAGCTGCCTCAAGCTGAAGTCACTGGACATCGGCAAGTGCCCGCTGGTTTCAGACGCGGGTCTAGAGCTGCTGGCGCTAAACTCCTTCAACCTGAAGAGACTCAGCGTGAAGGCGTGCGAGAGCATCACAGGCCGGGGTCTGCAGGTGGTGGCGGCAAACTGCTTCGATCTGCAGCTGCTGAACGTGCAGGACTGTGACGtgccactagaggcgctgcgctTCGTCAAACGCCACTGCAAACGCTGCGTCATCGAACACACCAACCCGGCCTTCTTCTGA
- the fbxl7 gene encoding F-box/LRR-repeat protein 7 isoform X1, protein MGANSGKQSGSEGKASSSISSDLSSSTDQTSTKAPKNAATSEDSDVSMRTLSTPSPALILPRCSPAFFNGSSTSSSSFTAETVAMVHSPPPAGLTHPQRCLRQPRDQQGALIDILPDHAFLQIFSHLPTNQLCRCARVCRRWYNLAWDPRLWRTVQLAGDVLHVDRALRVLTRRLCQDTPNVCLTLETVVVSGCRRLTDRGLYTVAQCCPELRRLEMAGCYNVSNEAVFEVVSRCPNLEHLDISGCSKVTCISLTQEASVKLSPLHGQQISIRYLDMTDCFALEDEGLHTIAAHCTQLTHLYLRRCVRLTDEGLRFLVIYCTSIRELSVSDCRFVSDFGLREIAKLEGHLRYLSIAHCGRITDVGVRYIAKYCIRLRYLNARGCEGLTDHGIEHLAKSCLKLKSLDIGKCPLVSDAGLELLALNSFNLKRLSVKACESITGRGLQVVAANCFDLQLLNVQDCDVPLEALRFVKRHCKRCVIEHTNPAFF, encoded by the exons ACTCTGACGTGAGCATGCGGACACTGAGCACGCCCAGTCCGGCTCTTATCCTCCCTCGCTGCTCTCCTGCCTTCTTCAATGGCTCCTCCACTTCGTCTTCCTCCTTTACTGCAGAGACTGTTGCAATGGTGCACTCGCCACCTCCCGCCGGCCTCACGCACCCTCAACGGTGCCTGCGACAGCCTCGGGACCAGCAGGGGGCGCTCATTGATATCCTGCCAGACCACGCCTTTCTACAGATCTTCTCCCACCTGCCCACCAATCAGCTGTGCCGCTGTGCACGCGTGTGCCGCCGGTGGTACAACCTGGCTTGGGACCCAAGGCTGTGGCGGACTGTGCAGCTGGCAGGTGATGTGCTACATGTGGACCGTGCCCTGAGAGTGCTCACGCGGCGTCTGTGCCAGGACACACCCAACGTCTGTCTCACTCTGGAGACGGTGGTGGTTAGCGGCTGCCGCAGGTTGACTGACCGTGGCCTCTACACGGTGGCACAGTGTTGCCCAGAGCTAAGACGGCTGGAGATGGCTGGATGCTACAACGTGTCCAACGAAGCCGTGTTCGAGGTGGTCTCACGATGTCCGAACCTGGAGCACCTGGATATTTCAG GCTGCTCTAAGGTTACCTGCATCAGCCTGACCCAGGAGGCGTCCGTCAAGCTGTCTCCTCTCCATGGCCAGCAGATCTCCATCCGCTACCTGGACATGACCGACTGCTTCGCCCTGGAGGACGAGGGCCTGCACACTATTGCCGCTCACTGCACTCAGCTCACACACCTCTATCTGCGCCGCTGCGTGCGCCTGACCGACGAGGGTCTCCGCTTCCTCGTCATCTACTGCACGTCCATACGCGAGCTCAGTGTTAGCGACTGCCGCTTTGTTAGCGACTTTGGCCTGCGCGAGATCGCCAAGCTCGAGGGCCACCTGCGGTACCTCAGCATAGCGCACTGCGGTCGCATCACGGACGTTGGCGTGCGCTACATCGCCAAGTACTGTATCAGGCTACGCTACCTGAACGCACGTGGGTGCGAAGGACTTACAGATCACGGCATCGAGCACCTGGCCAAGAGCTGCCTCAAGCTGAAGTCACTGGACATCGGCAAGTGCCCGCTGGTTTCAGACGCGGGTCTAGAGCTGCTGGCGCTAAACTCCTTCAACCTGAAGAGACTCAGCGTGAAGGCGTGCGAGAGCATCACAGGCCGGGGTCTGCAGGTGGTGGCGGCAAACTGCTTCGATCTGCAGCTGCTGAACGTGCAGGACTGTGACGtgccactagaggcgctgcgctTCGTCAAACGCCACTGCAAACGCTGCGTCATCGAACACACCAACCCGGCCTTCTTCTGA